Proteins encoded in a region of the Triplophysa rosa linkage group LG14, Trosa_1v2, whole genome shotgun sequence genome:
- the LOC130564954 gene encoding olfactory receptor 52E4-like, giving the protein MNAINTSISLNMSFVRPEYFFITGLTGIQYSRYFYMFLFCTYVIAVIGNSAVLLLIAVERSLHSPKYIGVINLALADFGETNALIPNMMKTFLFDSNYISYNACLANMFFVFFFTTMQCSTLVVLAYDRFVAICLPLRYHAIVTNTVMSVVFSATWAFNAFMVALTVSLINRLSFCKTNVVLGFFCDHGPVYKLSCNDRTINNVMAALNMGLYLVAPIILIVLSYLGIFIALSKVTTWEGRLKALKTCVTHLLLVASLFLPLFCIYMVASTTTLPANIRILSTSLAYAVPPMINPIIYVLNTAEIRDLIRKVFKNRSGPT; this is encoded by the coding sequence ATGAATGCCATAAATACTAGTATTTCCCTCAATATGTCATTTGTGCGTCCTGAATATTTTTTCATCACTGGACTCACAGGTATCCAATACAGCCGCTATTtctatatgtttttattttgcactTACGTCATTGCTGTGATTGGGAATTCTGCAGTGCTTCTCCTCATAGCTGTTGAACGGAGTCTGCACAGCCCAAAGTACATTGGTGTGATTAATTTGGCTTTGGCTGACTTTGGTGAAACTAATGCATTGATTCCTAACATGATGAAGACTTTTCTTTTTGACTCAAATTACATCTCTTATAATGCTTGTTtggcaaacatgttttttgttttcttctttaCTACGATGCAGTGTAGCACTCTTGTTGTTCTGGCATACGATCGCTTCGTTGCAATTTGTTTACCACTCAGATATCATGCCATTGTGACTAACACAGTCATGTCTGTAGTTTTCTCAGCGACATGggcatttaatgcatttatggTTGCCCTGACTGTGTCTCTTATCAACCGCCTTTCATTTTGTAAAACTAATGTAGTACTGGGTTTTTTTTGTGATCATGGGCCCGTGTATAAGTTGTCATGTAATGACAGAACCATTAATAATGTAATGGCAGCACTTAACATGGGTTTATACCTTGTAGCACCAATTATTCTTATAGTTCTGTCATATCTAGGCATTTTTATAGCATTAAGTAAAGTCACAACTTGGGAAGGACGTTTAAAAGCTCTGAAGACCTGTGTTACACACCTGCTGTTGGTGGCATCGCTATTTCTTCCccttttttgcatttatatggTTGCTTCAACAACCACTCTTCCTGCCAATATAAGAATCCTCAGTACATCTCTGGCATATGCTGTTCCACCGATGATAAATcccattatttatgttttaaacacagCTGAAATAAGAGATTTAATTCgaaaagtgtttaaaaatagGTCTGGACCAACTTGA
- the LOC130564922 gene encoding olfactory receptor 5B12-like: protein MNAINTSFSQNISIVHPEYFFITGLSGIPYSRYYYIFLFCIYFIAVIGNSAVLLLIAVERSLHSPKYIGVFNLALADLGETNAVFPNMMKTFLFDSQYISYNACLANMFFVFFFIGTQCLTLVVLAYDRFVAICLPLRYHAIVTNTVMSLFFSAIWACNACQASLTVYFINRLSFCKSNVIESYFCDHGPVFRLACNDNSINVFIAKFNTSLFLVAPLIIVVLSYLGIFLALSKITTWEGRFKALRTCASHLLVVGLYFLPKICVYIIALTTFLSANARIISTSLAYAVPAMLNPIIYVLNTVEIKDLIRKVLKKRSVGCNIT from the coding sequence ATGAATGCAATAAATACCAGTTTTTCCCAAAATATCTCCATTGTGCATCCTGAATACTTTTTTATCACTGGACTTTCAGGTATCCCATACAGCCGTTATTActatattttcttgttttgcatttattttattgctgtgATTGGGAATTCTGCAGTTCTTCTCCTCATAGCTGTTGAACGGAGTCTGCACAGCCCAAAGTACATTGGTGTGTTTAATTTGGCTTTGGCTGACTTGGGCGAAACAAATGCTGTGTTTCCCAACATGATGAAGACTTTTCTTTTTGACTCACAGTACATCTCTTATAATGCTTGTTtggcaaacatgttttttgttttcttctttaTTGGTACGCAATGTCTCACTCTTGTTGTTCTGGCATACGATCGCTTTGTTGCAATCTGTTTACCACTCAGATATCATGCCATTGTGACTAATACcgtcatgtctttatttttttcagcgATATGGGCATGTAACGCTTGTCAGGCGAGTCTGACTGTGTATTTTATCAACCGGCTTTCATTCTGTAAAAGCAATGTCATTGAAAGTTATTTTTGTGATCACGGACCTGTGTTTAGGTTGGCATGTAATGATAATagcataaatgtttttatagccAAATTTAACACATCCCTTTTCCTTGTAGCTCCACTGATCATTGTAGTTCTGTCGTATCTAGGCATTTTTCTCGCCTTAAGTAAAATCACAACTTGGGAAGGACGTTTTAAAGCTCTGAGGACATGTGCTTCTCACCTTTTGGTCGTGGGATTATATTTTCTTcccaaaatatgtgtttacattATAGCGTTAACAACATTTCTCTCTGCCAATGCAAGGATCATCAGCACATCTCTGGCATATGCTGTACCAGCAATGTTAAATCCcatcatttatgttttaaacacagttgaaataaaagacttaaTTAGAAAAGTACTGAAAAAGCGGTCTGTAGGGTGTAATATAACATAA
- the LOC130564473 gene encoding olfactory receptor 52E4-like — protein sequence MNVINTSVSLNISVVRPEYFFITGLSGIPYTRYHYIFLFCIYFIAVIGNCAVLVIIVVNRSLHSPKYISVFNLALADLGITNAQIPNIVRTFLFESQYISYNACLANMTFVYFFSGTQVLTLVVLAYDRFTAICLPLRYHAIVTNTVMFVVFSAIYALTAVMIIIMVYFISRLSFCKTNVIESYFCDHGPVYRLACNDNSNSASHAKLITGVYLLGPFPIIVISYLAIFLVLSKITNWEGCIKALRTCASHLLVVGLVYLPKTCIYIIAFTTYLSPNARIISSSLSYVIPPMLNPMIYVLNTAEIKDTIRKAFKNRSGPGVLN from the coding sequence ATGAATGTCATAAACACAAGTGTTTCCCTCAATATCTCAGTTGTGCGTCCTGAATACTTTTTTATCACTGGACTTTCAGGTATCCCATACACACGCTATCActatattttcttgttttgcatttattttattgctgtaATTGGGAACTGTGCAGTTCTTGTCATTATAGTTGTTAACAGGAGTCTGCACAGCCCAAAGTACATTAGTGTGTTTAATTTAGCTTTGGCTGACTTGGGTATAACAAATGCACAGATTCCTAACATAGTTAGGACTTTTCTTTTCGAGTCACAGTACATCTCTTATAATGCTTGTTTAGCCAATATgacgtttgtttatttctttagtGGTACACAGGTTCTCACTCTTGTTGTTCTGGCATACGATCGGTTCACTGCAATATGCCTGCCGCTCAGATATCATGCTATTGTGACGAATACTGTCATGTTTGTAGTTTTTTCAGCAATATATGCATTAACTGCTGTAATGATAATCATAATGGTGTATTTTATCAGCCGTCTTTCATTTTGTAAAACTAATGTAATAGAAAGTTATTTTTGTGATCATGGACCAGTGTACAGGTTGGCATGTAATGATAATAGCAATAGCGCTTCTCACGCAAAGCTTATCACAGGTGTATACCTTCTAGGACCATTTCCCATTATAGTCATCTCATATCTAgccatttttcttgttttaagcaaaaTCACAAATTGGGAAGGATGTATTAAAGCTCTGAGGACGTGTGCTTCGCACCTTTTGGTGGTGGGGTTAGTTTATCTTCCGAAGACTTGCATTTACATTATAGCATTTACAACATATCTTTCTCCCAATGCGAGAATCATCAGCTCATCGCTTTCATATGTCATTCCACCAATGTTAAATCCAATGATTTATGTGTTGAACACAGCTGAAATAAAAGACACAATTcgaaaagcatttaaaaacagaTCTGGACCAGGTGTTTTAAACTGA
- the LOC130564474 gene encoding olfactory receptor 2A14-like, producing the protein MSTGNVSFIKDFVIVGFPGLQPRYYGIVSAVLFFVYVCTMVGNAVFFTLLIMSKSLQKPVYYFVLNLAVCDVLFSTTTLPKIISRYWFQDGSISFLGCFVQMFFVHYFGTVSSHVLALMAIDRYAAICYPLRYHTIMSNRNVFILSCIAWVWSCAVPLMVVIRAYPLPYCAENTIVQCYCDHFSITSLACTDRTLYTFPAFVSALIILLGSLAIVVFSYCAIIVAVLRISSAQGRLKTFSTCSPQLIIIALFFLPRCLNYLFNNIGIKFSNDLRLVIIMLYSLLPPMINPLIYCLRTEEVKKSLRRLLQNKQIGVPLQLP; encoded by the coding sequence ATGTCAACTGGAAATGTCAGCTTTATAAAGGATTTTGTCATTGTTGGTTTCCCTGGACTTCAGCCTCGATATTATGGCATCGTGTCAGCAGTCCTGTtctttgtttatgtgtgtacaATGGTGGGAAATgctgtattttttacattacttaTAATGTCTAAGAGCCTTCAGAAACctgtatattattttgttcTAAATCTGGCTGTATGTGATGTACTCTTCAGCACCACTACATTACCAAAAATAATCAGCAGATATTGGTTTCAAGATGGaagcatttcatttttgggctgCTTTGTTCAGATGTTTTTTGTGCATTATTTTGGCACAGTCAGTTCACATGTTTTGGCATTAATGGCCATAGATCGCTATGCAGCCATTTGTTATCCACTTCGATATCACACTATTAtgtcaaacagaaatgttttcattctGAGCTGTATAGCTTGGGTCTGGTCTTGCGCAGTCCCGTTGATGGTAGTTATTCGAGCGTATCCTCTCCCATACTGTGCAGAAAACACCATAGTTCAATGTTACTGTGATCACTTTTCTATCACATCACTGGCTTGCACTGACAGAACCCTGTATACGTTTCCAGCTTTTGTCAGTGCCCTTATAATTCTGCTAGGTTCACTTGCTATAGTTGTTTTCTCTTACTGTGCCATAATTGTGGCCGTTCTGCGTATATCGAGTGCTCAAGGAAGACTCAAGACTTTCTCCACCTGCAGCCCTCAGCTCATTATAATTGCTCTGTTTTTCCTCCCCAGGtgtttaaattatttgtttaacaACATTGGTATAAAGTTCAGTAATGATTTACGATTGGTCATTATTATGTTGTATAGCTTGTTGCCTCCCATGATTAATCCTCTTATTTACTGTTTGAGAACAGAGGAGGTGAAAAAGAGTTTAAGACGActattgcaaaataaacaaattggtGTTCCTTTACAGCTACCTTAA